In a genomic window of Primulina huaijiensis isolate GDHJ02 chromosome 10, ASM1229523v2, whole genome shotgun sequence:
- the LOC140986891 gene encoding uncharacterized protein, whose protein sequence is MAIIRYNSLFSSPILSLKYASIKVPTNSRVAMSSNRTTHFSVKAQSRSSVKNKVFEDQSAGVVCYKDENGEIICEGFDEGPRFQPQLSIFDNNKSSNSIEIIDLFQRCWLQPVDGDDHELKSEGKGFYVAN, encoded by the exons ATGGCTATCATCAGATATAATTCTCTGTTTTCATCTCCAATTCTATCCCTAAAGTATGCTTCAATTAAAGTGCCAACAAATAGTAGAGTGGCCATGTCTTCAAACAGGACTACTCATTTCTCAGTTAAAGCACAGAGCAGATCATCTGTCAAAAACAAG GTCTTCGAGGATCAATCTGCTGGTGTTGTTTGTTACAAAGATGAAAATGGGGAGATAATATGTGAAGGATTCGATGAGGGCCCTCGATTTCAACCTCAATTATCGATTTtcgataataataaatcaag CAATAGCATTGAGATAATCGACCTATTTCAAAGATGTTGGCTTCAACCAGTTGATGGAGATGATCATGAGCTGAAAAGTGAAGGCAAGGGATTTTATGTGGCAAATTGA